CACCGGCGTACCGGCATTGTCGGGCAACGTGGAGCGTATCATGTCGATTTTGTCACGCACATCGTTGGTAGCCACGTCGATGTCGGTACCATACTCAAATTCGAGCGTGACAATCGAGAGGTTTTCTTTCGATTGCGAAGAGATGTCTTTGAGGTCGCTCACGGTGTTGAGCGTGTTCTCCATGATTTTGGTGACGTTGGTCTCAATATCGGCGGCACTGGCACCGGGATATGAGGTAAGCACCATGATCGTGTTGGTCTCGATATTCGGCAACAAGTCGATGGAGAGGCGGGTCAACGAGAAAAGACCTATCACCACGACTGCGACAAAACAGAGGGCCGTCGTAATGGGTTTCTTGACCGCGGTGGAATAGAGACTCATATTGTTGTTTTTTTGAAGAGGTAAGACGACTTGTTATTTACTCTACAACCGTGACCTCTGCCCCGTTGTAGAGACGCGATTGTCCTGCGACGACAACACGGGCCCCGTCGGGAACTCCCGAAAGGACCTCATAGCGGGAATCGGTGCGACGTCCCAATTCGACTTTGACGAAATCGACCTTCCCGTCGTTATAGACGTAGACATAACGGTCGCCCGAGCCGGTCTGCCTCACGACAGCCAAATCGGGTAAAACGACACGGCGCTCGGTTCCGAAGTTGATGTTCACACGGGCAAACATGCCGGGACGCACCCGCATGTCTTTATTGTCCAGTTGTATCTCTACCGGGAAGGTGCGCGTAGCGGCATCGATGGTGGGATATACAAGGCTTACTTTCCCGGTAAATTTTTCGTCTTTATAGACATCGAGACGTATCGTCACCGGCATACCTTCTTTGACTTGGGTATAGAAACCTTCCGAAACGTGTATCATCAGTTTCACGGGGACAATGTTCTGCACGGTAAGGAGGGGGGTTCCCGCGGAATACATGTCGCCGTTGTCGTAGTTGCGAGCCGTCACAATACCGTCGATGGGGCTGATGAGCTGGGTGTTTTCTTTGAGGTTCTCATAAGCGGTGCGTGCCACATCGAGTTGGGTTTGCTGGGCATCGAGGAGCTGTTTCGATGTGCCTCCCACCTCATAGAGGGCCAGTTGGCGGTCATATTCGAGCTGGATATTGTCGAGTTGCGTTTTGGACTGCACGAGGCTCGAACGGTCCATCTCGGCCAGCAACTGCCCGGCTTTTACCTGGTCGCCGACCTCCACCAGAATTTTATCGATGCGTAAAACGACCGACGGAGATATGTTATTGACCACATCGGCATCGACCGTGGCGGTAAATTCCTGCGTTTGCTCGACCGGTTGCACATTTACGGTTTCGAGTCGCACCTGAGGCTTTTCTTCGACAGCCGTCGTCTGTTTCTTTTCTTCGGTACAAGCCGTGAGTACCGAAAGCGCCATGACACAAATCGCGGCATTTCTTCTAAAACATTCCATATATAAGGTATTTTTTATTTTTCTTCATCGAGTTTATAACGGTCGAAATCGACATTTCCTGAAATCTGTTCGAGGTCGGACTGTGCCGTGAGATAATCGTGTATGGCCTGGAAATAAGAGAGCCGCGACGTGGCCAAAGCCAAGTTGGCATCGTCGAGTTCGATGATGGTGGCGGCTCCGACTTCAAACTTCTTTTGCATAATCTCGTAGGCTTTCTCTGCTTGCCGCACGCCCTCTTTGCTCGATGCGACCTGCTTGATTGACGCCTTGATATTGTCCATGGCCGCTGTCAGCTGCATACGCAGATTGCGTTCGAGGTTGATGCGTTGATACTGCATCTCGTTGTAGGCGACACGAGCCTGCTTGCCTTTGTAGTACCGGGTTCCGCCACTGAAAATGGGAATCGACAACGAAAGGCCGACGTAAGAATAGGGGGTCCAACGGAAATCATCGAACATGCCGCCATTGCTCATCGAAGACCAGGTATAGGAACCGACAAAGGCCAGTGTGGGTGCCCACGACATGTGCTGGGTTTTCAGAGCCTGTTTCAGATAAGCGCTCTGCAAGTCGAGTTGGCGCAAACTGGTGTTTGCCGCCAATGACGTATCGGGTTGCAACATATCGGCATACATGTCTTCTTCATAATCGGAAAGGCGGGTGGCAAGACCGATGCGCAGCTCGGCATCGATACCCAAAAGCACTTTGAGATTGAGTTTGGCGAGACGCAAAGCATTCTCGGCCTGCAACAGCGAAGGTTCGAGGTTGCGGACTGCCACATCGGCTCGCAACACATCGTATTCCGATGCCGTACCCTGCTCAAATTTGTGCCGATAGGTATCGGCATTGGCACGAGCATTGGCGTAGCTTTGCTGCAAGACATCGTAAGAGTCTTGTGCCATGAGTATGGCATAATAGGCTTTCTTCACCTGATCGACCATCGAAAGACGCGACGAACGGGCGCTCTCGACCGATTGTTCGAGCTGCACGGCCGACAATTTGAGGCTCTTCCAAAGAGAGGGTGCTATAATCGGCAATGAAAGAGAGAAACCGGTCGACCAGGAATTATCGAGACCCACTTCGAGACCGTCGTCCATGCCGGGAATATCCATATACATAACCTGCTTTTTCAACGTACGGGAATAAGAGCCCGAATAATCGACCGTGGGCAGCAATCCTCCCAAAGTCTCACGACGGGCGTAGTCGGTGCGTTTTATTTCCATGTCGGAGACGACAATCGTCGGGTTTTCACTGAGGGCGATGGCGATAGACTGGTCGAGCGACAACGTGATGGAGTCGGTCGGCCCGGCTGCGACTCCCGTAGCGATGCCTAAAAACATCGACACAAAAGCAAACGCCATACAATTCTTCTTTTTCATTTCAGAATTCAGGTTTGGTTACTTTATGTATGTTTTGCAAGATTATGCGCAGCGACTCTTTTCAAGAGATTCTTCCACCCATATTCTCAGAGGACAGTTTCAATGTATAATCTGTTTTTTATCGCGGGAACCATATTCTCCAACAAGGGTCAACCTTCTACGATTGTCATTCTCAAAGGAAAGCCCTTTGGCAAGAGAGTGTGGCATGACATCAATTCATGTCGGCTTCGGCAAAATAACGATTGATGATTTCCAACCCCTTCTCGGTGGCAATGCCGCGTATAAAGGTTTTGAAAATCATCTCAAACGCTTCCATGAAGGTAAACTCCACGGTGCATATCTCGTCGAGGCTGAAAAGAATATCGAATTTTGTCGAGAGGAGTTGTGCCACAATGTCACAACGGCACTCTTTGAGAATGACCCCTTCGGCCTGGCCTTGTTCGAGAATGTGGCGCATACTTTCGGTTTGGGAAGCCCGCTCATCATCGAACATGCGCGACACCTGGGGGTGATAACGTTTCAGGTCGGAAAAATAGTTGCGATTTACATTGCGCATGCGTTTCCATTGTATCATAAAGACTTCGAGCAAAAACACCAAGGCATTGTCGACTTTCTGGGCAACCTCCAACGACATTTTTTCTATCTCCCTACGATTCCATGTAAGGCATTCGAGCAAAAGTTGGTCTTTGTCTTTAAAGAGTTCATACAAAGTTCGTTTTGAAATACCCACCTGTGAAGCGATATAATCCATCGTTATGGATTTGATGCCATGGCGGAGGAAGAGGGCAAATGAGGTTTCTATTACTCGTTGTTTCAGATCGCTGGTCATTGTAAAATATAGATATTGGAGCACAAAGATATAAGAAAACTCAATGAAAGGGAAAAGTTTTCTTGGATTTGTGCATATACACTGTTAATTCATGTAAACTCCGTTGTGGAGGGCTTTCCCGGCAAACCGTGTCGAATCAACAATCGCAAAGCACCCAACCATGACAATGCAACACAAAACAAGCCATAAAACAGACAATTTATCGGCATACGCCTTGTTTCAATATAATTTTGTTTAAAAATCACATTTTATGATGCTACTTTTCCATATAAATTCCTATATTTGTAGAGCTGAAATTTGGCCTGACTCAAAAGCAGGCCGTTTTTACTGTTTAAATCTTTATATAAACATATATGGCAAAAGTTACGAAAGAAGCCGCCTTGCGCTACCACAGCGAAGGTCGCCCGGGGAAAATAGAAGTAATCCCCACCAAACCTTACAGTACCCAAATGGACCTCTCGCTCGCCTATTCTCCGGGTGTAGCCGAGCCGTGTCTCGAAATCGAAAAAGATGCCCAGACAGCGTATGAATACACCTCGAAAGGCAACCTTGTTGCGGTCATCTCCAATGGTACGGCCGTGCTGGGACTTGGCGACATAGGAGCCTTGGCCGGCAAACCCGTAATGGAAGGCAAAGGACTACTGTTCAAGATTTTTGCCGGCATCGACGTGTTCGACATCGAAGTCAACGAGAAAGACCCCGAGAAATTCATTCAGGCCGTGAAGGCCATCGCCCCCACCTTCGGCGGCATCAACCTCGAAGACATCAAGGCTCCCGAGTGCTTCGAAATCGAAAACCGGCTGAAAGCCGAGCTCGACATTCCCGTCATGCATGACGACCAGCACGGAACGGCCATCATCTCCGGCGCCGGACTGCTCAACGCCCTCGAAATCCAAGGCAAGAAAATCGAAGACGTGCGCATCGTCGTGAACGGAGCCGGCGCATCGGCCATCTCCTGCACCAAGCTCTACATCATGCTCGGCGTGAAACCCGAAAACGTGGTGATGGTCGACAGCAAAGGGGTCATCAACGACAAACGCACCGACCTCAACGAGTCGAAAAAACAATTTGTCACCCACCGCGACATCAGCACACTGGCCGAGGCCATGAAAGGCGCCGATGTGTTCTTGGGACTCTCCCGTGCCGATGTATTGAGCCCCGAGATGGTGCAGTCGATGAACGACCGCCCCATCGTCTTCGCATTGGCCAACCCCAATCCCGAAATCTCGTATGAAAAGGCCAAGGCTTCGCGTCCCGACCTGATTTTTGCTACCGGCCGTTCGGACTATCCCAACCAAATCAACAACGTGCTGGGATTCCCCTACATCTTCCGCGGCGCACTCGACGTGCGGGCCACCTGCATCAACGAAGAGATGAAACTGGCCGCCGTCTATGCCATCGCCTCCTTGGCCAAAAAACGAGTACCCGACGTGGTGAACGCCGCATACGGCGTCGAAAGCATCAGCTTCGGCCCTGAATACATCATACCCAAAGCCCTCGACCCGCGCCTGCTCACCACCGTGGCTCCGGCTGTGGCACAAGCCGCCATCAAATCGGGCGTGGCCCGCAAGACCATCGACAACTGGACGGCTTATCAAACCAAGCTCGAAGCCCTCATGGGCTACGACAACAAGATGTTGCGCAACTTCACCGACATGGCCAAGCAAAACCCCAAACGCGTGGTATTTGCCGAGGCCAACCATGTGAACATGCTCACCGCCGCCGTCACGGCATACCAGGAAGGCGTATGCCACCCTATCCTCCTGGGTAACGCCGACTACATCAGGAACCTCGCCAAGGATTTGGGACTGAGCCTCGACGGCATCGAAATCGTCAGCCTGCGTAGTGAAGCCGAAGCTCACCGCCGCCGGCACTATGCCAAAATATTGTCGGAAAAAC
This portion of the Candidatus Caccoplasma merdavium genome encodes:
- a CDS encoding efflux RND transporter periplasmic adaptor subunit, translating into MECFRRNAAICVMALSVLTACTEEKKQTTAVEEKPQVRLETVNVQPVEQTQEFTATVDADVVNNISPSVVLRIDKILVEVGDQVKAGQLLAEMDRSSLVQSKTQLDNIQLEYDRQLALYEVGGTSKQLLDAQQTQLDVARTAYENLKENTQLISPIDGIVTARNYDNGDMYSAGTPLLTVQNIVPVKLMIHVSEGFYTQVKEGMPVTIRLDVYKDEKFTGKVSLVYPTIDAATRTFPVEIQLDNKDMRVRPGMFARVNINFGTERRVVLPDLAVVRQTGSGDRYVYVYNDGKVDFVKVELGRRTDSRYEVLSGVPDGARVVVAGQSRLYNGAEVTVVE
- a CDS encoding TolC family protein, yielding MAFAFVSMFLGIATGVAAGPTDSITLSLDQSIAIALSENPTIVVSDMEIKRTDYARRETLGGLLPTVDYSGSYSRTLKKQVMYMDIPGMDDGLEVGLDNSWSTGFSLSLPIIAPSLWKSLKLSAVQLEQSVESARSSRLSMVDQVKKAYYAILMAQDSYDVLQQSYANARANADTYRHKFEQGTASEYDVLRADVAVRNLEPSLLQAENALRLAKLNLKVLLGIDAELRIGLATRLSDYEEDMYADMLQPDTSLAANTSLRQLDLQSAYLKQALKTQHMSWAPTLAFVGSYTWSSMSNGGMFDDFRWTPYSYVGLSLSIPIFSGGTRYYKGKQARVAYNEMQYQRINLERNLRMQLTAAMDNIKASIKQVASSKEGVRQAEKAYEIMQKKFEVGAATIIELDDANLALATSRLSYFQAIHDYLTAQSDLEQISGNVDFDRYKLDEEK
- a CDS encoding TetR/AcrR family transcriptional regulator; this translates as MTSDLKQRVIETSFALFLRHGIKSITMDYIASQVGISKRTLYELFKDKDQLLLECLTWNRREIEKMSLEVAQKVDNALVFLLEVFMIQWKRMRNVNRNYFSDLKRYHPQVSRMFDDERASQTESMRHILEQGQAEGVILKECRCDIVAQLLSTKFDILFSLDEICTVEFTFMEAFEMIFKTFIRGIATEKGLEIINRYFAEADMN
- a CDS encoding NADP-dependent malic enzyme; its protein translation is MAKVTKEAALRYHSEGRPGKIEVIPTKPYSTQMDLSLAYSPGVAEPCLEIEKDAQTAYEYTSKGNLVAVISNGTAVLGLGDIGALAGKPVMEGKGLLFKIFAGIDVFDIEVNEKDPEKFIQAVKAIAPTFGGINLEDIKAPECFEIENRLKAELDIPVMHDDQHGTAIISGAGLLNALEIQGKKIEDVRIVVNGAGASAISCTKLYIMLGVKPENVVMVDSKGVINDKRTDLNESKKQFVTHRDISTLAEAMKGADVFLGLSRADVLSPEMVQSMNDRPIVFALANPNPEISYEKAKASRPDLIFATGRSDYPNQINNVLGFPYIFRGALDVRATCINEEMKLAAVYAIASLAKKRVPDVVNAAYGVESISFGPEYIIPKALDPRLLTTVAPAVAQAAIKSGVARKTIDNWTAYQTKLEALMGYDNKMLRNFTDMAKQNPKRVVFAEANHVNMLTAAVTAYQEGVCHPILLGNADYIRNLAKDLGLSLDGIEIVSLRSEAEAHRRRHYAKILSEKRHREGITPDEANEKMYDRNYFGMMMVECGDADAFITGTYTKYTETIQIAKDVIGIREGHTHFGAMHIITTPKGTFFLADTLINRHPNTETLIDIAKLANETLKFFAQEPKIAMLSYSNFGADKVGSPALVHEAVAAMQREYPDLAIDGEMQVHFALNKELRDRTFPFSRLAGKDVNTLIFPNLSSANSAYKLLLEMGIGNSIGPIQMGLNKPIHFTDIESSPRDIVNLTTVAVVDAIVQEKIEKK